One Sander vitreus isolate 19-12246 chromosome 23, sanVit1, whole genome shotgun sequence DNA window includes the following coding sequences:
- the mcm10 gene encoding protein MCM10 homolog isoform X1, translating to MESEDDLDILTALLAESEGVGEEQGGQEQADDLDGLFDADNDEEEEYKEGVEEEGRDVSDLFGDVGDIENEEKDTKRKESDGEACESLDRSKEDLQDELRRMQEQMQRLQQQLEASQKVSTSSSTPVTAAGSTARPKPMTPKPKPTAKLAQAKPASTTPKTKAQSAATSSPAPVRGGGLKLQESSDFFDQLNNADSFKRKPRLAHHPKPSTSPEDRGPLVEIKIGSSFLPVESTSQVCNPVRSPPASQSKPASAASAGQPKPSSLPPLPKDVGVEKYSGLRLRKPRVSSSEMDRKMADRRLIRLSQVPERLAREKLEDSDWVTFAVLVNKVTQQSSSSGKTFSIWKLNDLHNLEVFVSLLLFGEVHKEHWKTEPGTVIGLLNPNPMKQKEGYDGVSLTVDNPQKVLLMGEAQDYSNCKGMKKNGDPCSQIVNMYECQYCQYHVKAQYKQMSSKRSELQSAFSGKAPNRLKGKGGSLKERLCQDGFHYGGVSSAACAASLTASKPNKPSQTTLSKLFVKGSAQLADQAKRLALKSGEVSGCTNEFKSLLSAPTPGALQLKKHLAQGSQSVSKDAGGAPVQSISASDLLKQQKQKQREFLQNRRRRADELQKRVLHSSVGPRPGSTSSLGRDGLMSPKAASEVPKATQSPAAPCAPTLGRGFSEGEDILFFENSPPPVPALSLSAAKLAALKKLRNKGTGLEKEDPNAVKRKRSNGSEVSARVEKNLTSPNGESSSNVEEEPALKKKREQLLYIQSEEFQKILNAKSRHGAALQAAEYQLQEKYFDPLVKKEQMEEKMKGIREMKCRAVSCKKCGYTYFKPADRCVEENHDLRWHDALKRFFKCPCGQRAIALDRLPNKHCSNCGLFKWERDGMLKEKKGPKIAGELLQPRGEEHGKFLNST from the exons ATGGAAA GTGAGGATGATCTGGACATTCTGACAGCGCTGCTGGCTGAGAGCGAGGGAGTCGGAGAAGAGCAGGGCGGTCAGGAGCAGGCAGACGACTTGGACGGCCTGTTTGACGCCGACAATGATGAGGAAGAAGAGTACAAAGAGGGCGTCGAGGAGGAAGGGCGAGATGTGTCGGATCTCTTTGGAGATGTGGGAGACATtgaaaatgaagagaaagacactaaaagaaaagaaagtgatgGAGAAGCCTGTGAGAGCCTGGACAGGTCCAAAGAGGATTTACAAG ACGAGCTGAGGCGCATGCAGGAGCAGATGCAGCggttgcagcagcagctggaagCAAGCCAGAAGGTTTCCACCTCATCTTCCACTCCGGTCACGGCTGCAGGGAGCACGGCTCGTCCTAAACCAATGACTCCCAAACCGAAGCCGACCGCCAAACTGGCCCAGGCCAAACCAGCCTCTACGACACCGAAGACCAAGGCACAATCAG CAGCAACATCTTCACCCGCTCCAGTCAGAGGAGGAGGTCTGAAGCTCCAGGAGTCCTCTGACTTTTTTGATCAGCTGAACAATGCTGACTCCTTCAAACGTAAACCCAGGCTAGCTCACCATCCCAAACCAAGCACATCACCAG AAGACAGAGGGCCGCTGGTGGAGATAAAGATTGGCAGCTCCTTCCTGCCAGTAGAGAGCACCAGCCAAGTTTGCAATCCTGTGCGTTCACCTCCTGCCTCTCAGAGCAAACCTGCATCGGCTGCATCAGCAGGACAGCCCAAACCTTCTTCGCTTCCTCCCCTTCCTAAAGATGTGGGGGTTGAGAAATACTCAGGACTGCGGCTCAG AAAACCGCGCGTTTCTTCCAGCGAGATGGACCGCAAGATGGCCGACCGCCGCCTAATCCGTCTGTCCCAGGTACCGGAGCGCTTGGCtcgggagaagctggaggatAGCGACTGGGTGACCTTCGCTGTGCTGGTCAACAAAGTCACacaacaaagcagcagcagt GGCAAAACCTTCAGCATCTGGAAACTGAACGACCTCCATAACCTGgaagtgtttgtgtctctgctcCTGTTCGGCGAAGTTCACAAAGAGCACTGGAAGACGGAGCCGGGCACCGTCATCGGACTCCTCAACCCAAACCCCATGAAGCAGAAAGAAGGATATGACGGG GTGAGCCTGACGGTGGACAACCCCCAGAAGGTGTTGCTGATGGGCGAAGCTCAGGACTACAGCAACTGCAAGGGCATGAAGAAGAACGGAGACCCCTGCTCTCAGATCGTCAACATG TACGAGTGCCAGTACTGCCAGTATCACGTCAAGGCCCAGTATAAGCAGATGAGCTCGAAGAGGTCCGAGCTGCAGTCGGCTTTTTCAGGAAAAGCTCCCAACAGGTTGAAGGGGAAGGGCGGCAGCCTGAAGGAGCGTCTGTGTCAGGATGGCTTCCACTATGGCGGTGTGTCCTCAGCCGCCTGCGCCGCCTCACT AACGGCGTCCAAACCGAACAAACCCAGCCAGACGACTCTGAGCAAGCTGTTTGTGAAAGGCTCGGCTCAGCTCGCGGATCAGGCCAAGAGGCTGG CCCTGAAGTCTGGTGAAGTTTCAGGTTGTACGAATGAATTTAAGAGCCTGCTGTCAGCGCCGACCCCCGGAGCTCTGCAGCTGAAGAAGCACTTGGCACAGGGCAGCCAATCAG TCTCCAAAGATGCAGGGGGAGCTCCAGTTCAGTCCATCTCAGCCTCAGACCTGCTGAAGCAGCAGAAACAGAAGCAGCGGGAGTTTCTGCAGAACCGGCGGCGGCGGGCAGACGAGCTCCAAAAGAGGGTGCTGCATAGCTCAGTGGGGCCCAGACCTGGGTCTACGTCCTCACTGGGCCGAGATGGTCTGATGTCCCCGAAAGCAGCTTCTGAGGTCCCCAAGGCCACCCAAAGCCCCGCAGCTCCCTGCGCTCCCACACTGGGCCGAGGCTTCTCTGAGGGGGAAGACATCCTCTTCTTTGAGAACAGCCCGCCTCCGGTGCCCGCTCTCAGCCTATCAGCCGCCAAGCTGGCTGCTCTGAAGAAGCTGAGAAACAAAGGGACGGGGCTTGAAAAGGAAGATCCCAACGCTGTGAAAAGGAAGAGGAGTAACGGCAGTGAGGTCAGCGCCCGAGTGGAGAAGAATCTGACCTCACCCAATG GTGAATCGTCCAGTAATGTGGAAGAGGAGCCGGCCCTGAAGAAGAAGCGAGAGCAGCTCCTCTACATCCAGTCGGAGGAATTTCAAAAGATCCTCAACGCCAAATCTCGCCACGGAGCTGCGCTACAGGCG gcggAGTACCAACTGCAGGAGAAGTACTTTGATCCACTGGTGAAGAAGGAGCAGATGGAGGAGAAGATGAAGGGCATCAGAGAGATGAAGTGTCGTGCTGTATCCTGTAAAAAG TGTGGTTACACCTACTTCAAGCCGGCGGATCGTTGTGTGGAGGAGAATCATGACCTGCGGTGGCACGATGCCCTGAAACGTTTCTTCAAATGCCCCTGTGGACAGAGAGCCATCGCTCTGGACAGACTGCCAAACAAACACTGCAG TAACTGCGGCCTGTTTAAATGGGAGCGTGATGGGATGCTGAAG gagaaaaagggacCAAAGATCGCCGGAGAGCTTCTGCAGCCTCGAGGAGAGGAGCACGGCAAGTTCCTCAACAGCACATGA
- the mcm10 gene encoding protein MCM10 homolog isoform X2 — MESEDDLDILTALLAESEGVGEEQGGQEQADDLDGLFDADNDEEEEYKEGVEEEGRDVSDLFGDVGDIENEEKDTKRKESDGEACESLDRSKEDLQDELRRMQEQMQRLQQQLEASQKVSTSSSTPVTAAGSTARPKPMTPKPKPTAKLAQAKPASTTPKTKAQSATSSPAPVRGGGLKLQESSDFFDQLNNADSFKRKPRLAHHPKPSTSPEDRGPLVEIKIGSSFLPVESTSQVCNPVRSPPASQSKPASAASAGQPKPSSLPPLPKDVGVEKYSGLRLRKPRVSSSEMDRKMADRRLIRLSQVPERLAREKLEDSDWVTFAVLVNKVTQQSSSSGKTFSIWKLNDLHNLEVFVSLLLFGEVHKEHWKTEPGTVIGLLNPNPMKQKEGYDGVSLTVDNPQKVLLMGEAQDYSNCKGMKKNGDPCSQIVNMYECQYCQYHVKAQYKQMSSKRSELQSAFSGKAPNRLKGKGGSLKERLCQDGFHYGGVSSAACAASLTASKPNKPSQTTLSKLFVKGSAQLADQAKRLALKSGEVSGCTNEFKSLLSAPTPGALQLKKHLAQGSQSVSKDAGGAPVQSISASDLLKQQKQKQREFLQNRRRRADELQKRVLHSSVGPRPGSTSSLGRDGLMSPKAASEVPKATQSPAAPCAPTLGRGFSEGEDILFFENSPPPVPALSLSAAKLAALKKLRNKGTGLEKEDPNAVKRKRSNGSEVSARVEKNLTSPNGESSSNVEEEPALKKKREQLLYIQSEEFQKILNAKSRHGAALQAAEYQLQEKYFDPLVKKEQMEEKMKGIREMKCRAVSCKKCGYTYFKPADRCVEENHDLRWHDALKRFFKCPCGQRAIALDRLPNKHCSNCGLFKWERDGMLKEKKGPKIAGELLQPRGEEHGKFLNST; from the exons ATGGAAA GTGAGGATGATCTGGACATTCTGACAGCGCTGCTGGCTGAGAGCGAGGGAGTCGGAGAAGAGCAGGGCGGTCAGGAGCAGGCAGACGACTTGGACGGCCTGTTTGACGCCGACAATGATGAGGAAGAAGAGTACAAAGAGGGCGTCGAGGAGGAAGGGCGAGATGTGTCGGATCTCTTTGGAGATGTGGGAGACATtgaaaatgaagagaaagacactaaaagaaaagaaagtgatgGAGAAGCCTGTGAGAGCCTGGACAGGTCCAAAGAGGATTTACAAG ACGAGCTGAGGCGCATGCAGGAGCAGATGCAGCggttgcagcagcagctggaagCAAGCCAGAAGGTTTCCACCTCATCTTCCACTCCGGTCACGGCTGCAGGGAGCACGGCTCGTCCTAAACCAATGACTCCCAAACCGAAGCCGACCGCCAAACTGGCCCAGGCCAAACCAGCCTCTACGACACCGAAGACCAAGGCACAATCAG CAACATCTTCACCCGCTCCAGTCAGAGGAGGAGGTCTGAAGCTCCAGGAGTCCTCTGACTTTTTTGATCAGCTGAACAATGCTGACTCCTTCAAACGTAAACCCAGGCTAGCTCACCATCCCAAACCAAGCACATCACCAG AAGACAGAGGGCCGCTGGTGGAGATAAAGATTGGCAGCTCCTTCCTGCCAGTAGAGAGCACCAGCCAAGTTTGCAATCCTGTGCGTTCACCTCCTGCCTCTCAGAGCAAACCTGCATCGGCTGCATCAGCAGGACAGCCCAAACCTTCTTCGCTTCCTCCCCTTCCTAAAGATGTGGGGGTTGAGAAATACTCAGGACTGCGGCTCAG AAAACCGCGCGTTTCTTCCAGCGAGATGGACCGCAAGATGGCCGACCGCCGCCTAATCCGTCTGTCCCAGGTACCGGAGCGCTTGGCtcgggagaagctggaggatAGCGACTGGGTGACCTTCGCTGTGCTGGTCAACAAAGTCACacaacaaagcagcagcagt GGCAAAACCTTCAGCATCTGGAAACTGAACGACCTCCATAACCTGgaagtgtttgtgtctctgctcCTGTTCGGCGAAGTTCACAAAGAGCACTGGAAGACGGAGCCGGGCACCGTCATCGGACTCCTCAACCCAAACCCCATGAAGCAGAAAGAAGGATATGACGGG GTGAGCCTGACGGTGGACAACCCCCAGAAGGTGTTGCTGATGGGCGAAGCTCAGGACTACAGCAACTGCAAGGGCATGAAGAAGAACGGAGACCCCTGCTCTCAGATCGTCAACATG TACGAGTGCCAGTACTGCCAGTATCACGTCAAGGCCCAGTATAAGCAGATGAGCTCGAAGAGGTCCGAGCTGCAGTCGGCTTTTTCAGGAAAAGCTCCCAACAGGTTGAAGGGGAAGGGCGGCAGCCTGAAGGAGCGTCTGTGTCAGGATGGCTTCCACTATGGCGGTGTGTCCTCAGCCGCCTGCGCCGCCTCACT AACGGCGTCCAAACCGAACAAACCCAGCCAGACGACTCTGAGCAAGCTGTTTGTGAAAGGCTCGGCTCAGCTCGCGGATCAGGCCAAGAGGCTGG CCCTGAAGTCTGGTGAAGTTTCAGGTTGTACGAATGAATTTAAGAGCCTGCTGTCAGCGCCGACCCCCGGAGCTCTGCAGCTGAAGAAGCACTTGGCACAGGGCAGCCAATCAG TCTCCAAAGATGCAGGGGGAGCTCCAGTTCAGTCCATCTCAGCCTCAGACCTGCTGAAGCAGCAGAAACAGAAGCAGCGGGAGTTTCTGCAGAACCGGCGGCGGCGGGCAGACGAGCTCCAAAAGAGGGTGCTGCATAGCTCAGTGGGGCCCAGACCTGGGTCTACGTCCTCACTGGGCCGAGATGGTCTGATGTCCCCGAAAGCAGCTTCTGAGGTCCCCAAGGCCACCCAAAGCCCCGCAGCTCCCTGCGCTCCCACACTGGGCCGAGGCTTCTCTGAGGGGGAAGACATCCTCTTCTTTGAGAACAGCCCGCCTCCGGTGCCCGCTCTCAGCCTATCAGCCGCCAAGCTGGCTGCTCTGAAGAAGCTGAGAAACAAAGGGACGGGGCTTGAAAAGGAAGATCCCAACGCTGTGAAAAGGAAGAGGAGTAACGGCAGTGAGGTCAGCGCCCGAGTGGAGAAGAATCTGACCTCACCCAATG GTGAATCGTCCAGTAATGTGGAAGAGGAGCCGGCCCTGAAGAAGAAGCGAGAGCAGCTCCTCTACATCCAGTCGGAGGAATTTCAAAAGATCCTCAACGCCAAATCTCGCCACGGAGCTGCGCTACAGGCG gcggAGTACCAACTGCAGGAGAAGTACTTTGATCCACTGGTGAAGAAGGAGCAGATGGAGGAGAAGATGAAGGGCATCAGAGAGATGAAGTGTCGTGCTGTATCCTGTAAAAAG TGTGGTTACACCTACTTCAAGCCGGCGGATCGTTGTGTGGAGGAGAATCATGACCTGCGGTGGCACGATGCCCTGAAACGTTTCTTCAAATGCCCCTGTGGACAGAGAGCCATCGCTCTGGACAGACTGCCAAACAAACACTGCAG TAACTGCGGCCTGTTTAAATGGGAGCGTGATGGGATGCTGAAG gagaaaaagggacCAAAGATCGCCGGAGAGCTTCTGCAGCCTCGAGGAGAGGAGCACGGCAAGTTCCTCAACAGCACATGA
- the optn gene encoding optineurin, giving the protein MASGGPVMNGDVSCSAGQSGALEETLQQMNILIQENRDLKEALRQTNLTMKERFEGLSAWREKQREERGFLESRLEDARGRMEELTLELNKRTEEEGRTGGGLLAVSSKSNQSAELLALRAQVARLQAEKNDLVAMNSELQLRADNSQDDSFIEIIRVSDGGVDGTNDACGSEHSRRPELSMTASQQDSKEMTISQLLQSLRNETQRAERLQAELQASSARIRELEERKSNVEESTQTQAETKEDSGKEDKAASEVENLKCQMRTLFKELQQAQSKLDEAEGMKKNLQDRCREVEQDVVTLKAQLVEKQAVQSENDRLKLQVDSMQAQGQMEQRKAGEERNNLAQLKDAYTKLFEDYNELKEEKKKRESQLVQKEVVDQLQERLTAAEEALAAKQNQIDHMKQEIYKKEEELQTISVFQAQAEVYSSDFYAERAAREKLHEERERLAAQLEYVKKQNNHLQEEMESLGRRSLNEMQRRHLSQGGNAHGAGASLIGRGTDWQHQGNIPEHACPKCNEILPDLDSLQIHIMDCIN; this is encoded by the exons ATGGCGTCTGGAGGCCCCGTGATGAATGGCGACGTCTCTTGCTCTGCGGGTCAGTCGGGTGCGCTGGAGGAAACCCTGCAGCAGATGAACATCCTCATCCAGGAGAACCGAGACCTGAAAG AGGCCCTGCGTCAGACCAACCTGACGATGAAGGAGCGTTTCGAGGGTCTGTCTGCGTGGCGGGAGAAGCAGCGGGAGGAGCGGGGCTTCCTGGAGAGCAGGCTGGAGGACGCTCGGGGCCGCATGGAGGAGCTGACCCTGGAACTGAACAAGAGgacggaggaggaggggaggacagGGGGAGGCTTGCTG GCGGTGTCATCCAAATCCAATCAGAGTGCAGAGCTGCTTGCCCTGCGTGCCCAGGTTGCTCGCCTGCAGGCAGAGAAGAACGACCTGGTGGCCATGAACTCTGAGCTGCAGCTGAGAGCCGACAACTCACAAGACGACTCCTTCATTGAGATCATCAGAGTCTCG GATGGAGGTGTAGACGGCACGAACGATGCGTGTGGTTCGGAACACAGCAGACGTCCGGAACTGAGCATGACGGCATCCCAGCAGGACAGCAAGGAGATGACTATCAGCCAGCTCCTCCAGTCACTGAGGAACGAGACGCAGCGCGCCGAGCGGCTGCAAGCCGAGCTGCAGGCTTCTTCTGCCAG AATTAGAGAGCTGGAAGAGAGGAAGTCTAATGTGGAGGAGTCAACTCAGACCCAAGCAGAGACCAAGGAGGATTCTGGGAAAGAGGACAAG gcAGCATCTGAGGTGGAGAATCTGAAGTGTCAGATGAGAACGCTGTTTAAAGAACTGCAGCAGGCCCAGAGCAAGCTGGATGAAGCAGAAGGCATGAAGAAGAACCTGCAGGACAG ATGTCGGGAGGTGGAGCAGGACGTGGTCACTCTGAAGGCTCAGCTGGTGGAGAAGCAGGCTGTTCAGTCGGAGAACGACCGCCTCAAGCTGCAGGTGGACAGCATGCAGGCTCAGGGCCAGATGGAGCAGAGGAAGGCTGGGGAGGAGAG GAACAACCTGGCCCAGCTGAAGGATGCCTACACCAAGCTGTTTGAAGACTACAATGAACtcaaagaggagaagaagaagagagag TCTCAGCTGGTGCAGAAGGAGGTGGTGGACCAGCTGCAGGAGCGGCTGACTGCCGCTGAAGAGGCCCTGGCTGCTAAACAGAACCAAATCGATCACATGAAGCAGGAGATCTacaagaaggaggaggagctgcagaCCATATCTGTGTTCCAGGCTCAG GCAGAGGTCTACTCCTCAGACTTCTACGCAGAGCGAGCAGCGAGGGAGAAACTCCACGAAGAGAGGGAGCGTCTGGCTGCTCAGCTGGAGTATGTAAAGAAGCAGAACAACCACCTGCAGGAGGAGATGGAATCACTGGGCAG GCGGTCGCTGAACGAGATGCAGAGGAGACATTTGTCACAGGGAGGAAATGCACACGGAGCTGGTGCTAGTCTGATTGGAAGAG GTACTGACTGGCAGCATCAGGGGAACATTCCCGAACACGCCTGTCCCAAGTGCAATGAGATCCTGCCAGACCTGGACTCCCTGCAGATCCACATCATGGACTGCATCAACTAG